The DNA region GTAAGAGAAGTTATTGAGGAAACAGGTTATATAATAAATATCTATAAAAAAATAGGTGAATATCATAGAATACAATTTAATGATATCCAACATATATTTTTAGGAAGTATTACTGGTGGAAAAGAAATTAAAACTGGAGATGAAATAAGTAAAATAAATTGGTTTAAATTAAATAGATTACCTTTTTTATGATTCCACATAGAAAAGAACAAATTAAGGATTATGTAAGTGGTAAATATAATTTAATAAGAACATTACAGGATTCTAATTTTATTATTAAAATTACAAAGATCATAAAAAAACAATAATTTTCATAACTTTTATAGTAAATTAAAGGTTTATTTTATCCAATTTATTGAAGTCACTTTTCACTTCATGACACGTTTGCTGGTATTGGGCCTAAAAGTCTGTTCTTACTTTAATCAAATGAATATGATGTCCATTTTCTAATTCAAAATTTTGACTAGAAACTTCGGCGAATCTATGATTATGAGGATCTGTGGTTAATTCAGCTAACATAGTGCTTACTAAGAATTCATGATCATGGGTTTGTTTTTTCTTACTTTTAGACATAAACTTCACCTCATATTATTTGAGGTACTACATAATATGAAGGCGAATTTATTGTGATACTTATAACTAATAAATTTTCAAAATATATAAAGAAAACAACATATGAGATGCTTGCATTTGTTAAAATCATTGCTTGATTCAGCTAAAATTTTACATTGACAAAATCTAGATACTATTGTAATTTTATATTGTTAACTTATATTAAAAATATGGTTGACAATATAAAATTTAGGAGGTTATGAAATTGAAAGTACGTGAAATTATTATGGTATCAATATTTGCCGCTTTAACTGCTATAGGAGCATTTATAAAAATACCAATACCCTATGTTCCCTTTACACTTCAATTTTTATTTTGTGCCATAGCGGGAATAATACTTGGACCTAAACTGGGGGCACTATCTCAGATTTTATATGTAATTATTGGACTTATAGGTGTTCCAGTTTTTACTGAAGGAGGGGGATTGTACTACATATTTAAACCTACTTTTGGATATTTAATAGGTTTTATAGTTGCTGCGTATGTAATAGGAAAGTTAACAAGTATAATTAAAAAAATCAATTTTATAAAGGTATTATTATGCGTATTAAGTGGACTATTTTTTGTATATTTATTTGGAGTTATACACTTATACATAATTTATAATTTGTATATGGGTAACATAAAAACCATTAAATGGGCTATATTTTATGGTTTTGTTATCTGTGTAGGAGGAGATCTCTTGGTCAGCATGGCGGCATCCGCAGTATCACTAAAATTAAAGCGGGTAGTAAAATTTGGACAAGAATTCAAATATTAATGGAGGAATGAGGAAATGAGTAAAAGTATATATGTGGTAGGAACGGATACAGATATAGGTAAAACTTTAGTTACAGGTGCACTAGTATATCTCTTACGCAAAAGTGGATACAATACATGTTATTATAAAGCAGCACTAAGTGGAGCTGAAGTGGAGGGTGAAACTTTAATTCCAGCAGATACAAAGTTTGTATGTGACATCAGTGGTATTAATGAGAAATATGAAGATTTAACAGGTTATATTTATAAAACAGCAGTATCACCTTTTTTAGCTTCAAAGATTGAAAATAATCCCATTGATATAAATGTAGTGAAAGATAAATATAAAAAATTAAAAAGTAAGTATGATTATATAATATGTGAAGGCAGTGGGGGAATAATTTGTCCCATTAGTTGTGTAGGAAACAAAATATATAACCTAGATGATTTGATAAAGACAATGGATATGGATGTAATTTTGGTTGCAAGTGCAGAACTAGGAACTATAAACCATACTGTTTTAACTGTTAAATACTTAGAAAGTGTGGGTATAAAAATAAAAGGCATAATAATTAATAAATATGAAGATACACAATTATGTAATGACAATATTTATATGATAAGAACCATGGCAGGTATTCCTGTATTGGGAGTTATGCCTCTCATTGATGGAAATGGTGATAAATTACAAGAAAAAGTAAAAAAATTATCAGAAGAAGTATTTAATACAAAAGAAATAATTAATTGTATGAGGTAATATGGAGGTAAAAGATATGAATGAATTTCAGAAAAAAGATTTAAAATACATATGGCATCCCTGTTCTCAAATGAAAGATTATGAGGAATTACCTCCAATAGTAATAGAGAGAGGAAAAGGATGCTATTTATATGATGTAGAGGGTAAATCTTACTTGGATTGCATAAGTTCATGGTGGACAAACATTTTTGGACACAGTAATCCTAGGATAAATAAAGCTATTGAAAAACAATTAAATGAAATTGAACACGTTATTTTTGCTCACTTTTCAAATAAGCCTGCCATTGAATTGTCCGAAAAGTTAACTGATGTTGCACCAGAGGGATTAAAAAAAGTATTCTTTTCAGACAATGGATCATCTGCGGTGGAGATAGCCTTAAAAATGAGTTTTCAGTATCATCAGCAAACAGGGAAAAGTAAAAAGGTAAGATTTGCAGCTTTAACGGATGCTTATCATGGAGAAACCATAGGAGCCTTATCTGTAGGGGAGTTAGATCTTTATAGTAAGATATATAAACCATTACTTTTGGATACTGTAAGGGTTGAAGGACCTGACTGCTACAGATGTAAATATGGAAAAGAAAGATCCAGCTGCAGTGCAGAGTGCTTTGAGCATATGGAAAAAGCATTAGAGCAGTATCATGAAGAGTTAAGTGCTATAATTGTTGAGCCTATGATACAAGGCGCAGCGGGTATGAAAATATATTGTTCTGTATATTTAAAAAAATTGAGGAAAGCCTGTGATTTTTATGATATCCATTTGATTGCAGATGAAATAGCAGTTGGTTTTGGGAGGACTGGAAAGATGTTTGCCTGCAATCATGCTGATATAAGTCCGGATATAATGTGTTTGTCTAAGGGTATCAGTGCTGGGTATATGCCTATGTCTGTAGTTATGACCACTGAAAAGATATATAATGCCTTTTATGATGACTTTTCCACATTGAAAGCTTTTATACATAGCCATACCTATGCTGGTAATGCCATGGCCTGTGCAGTGGCCTGTGAAAGTCTTAATATTTTTAAAGAAGAAAATGTAATTGAGAATAATGAAGTAAAGTCTAAGATTATTAAGAATTTAGTAACTGAAAAAGCAGATAAAAATCCATTTGTAGGGGATGTACGCCAGCTTGGAATGATTACGGCATTAGAGCTTGTTAAAAACAAAAAAACAAAAGAAAGATTTAATTGGAAGCAACGTACAGGCTATGAGATATATAAAATAGCTTTAAAAAATGGACTGCTTTTAAGACCTATTGGGGATGTATTATACTTTATGCCTCCTTATGTAATCAATGAAGAGGATATAGAATACATGGTGGGCAAGTGCTTTCACAGCATTGATGAATATTTTCATAATTAGTTAGAATGTTTACTCTAGGGTAATTGTAATTACCAATTAAATGTAAAAATCCTTTTTAAGATTGGAGCACTCGTAATTGTGGGATATTATGAAGAAATCTACATTATACAAGTAGGGTGGACGCCAAGATAAGTGTAAAAATCGGCAATTTGATGGTATTTTTTAACATCATCTATAGTTTTGTTAGTTGATTAATTTGATTCATATTCTTTAACTCTTCTATAAAAAGTATTACTTTTCATAGAAGGGATATCGCCAACATTTCTCTGAATCACACCAATAGGGGTGGAGGGGCATAGCCATCAAGCTAAGAGAATCCTAAAAAATAAACCCCCTTTATAAAAAACTGAATTTTTTATTATTGTACTATTTTTTATAAATGGGGGCGAATTTTTTATATTTTTATTTTTAGCTTGATGGCTATGTTGCCGTACCCCATATTAGAAAGTTACTTTTTCACCATTGTAGATACAAGTAAATAATCTTTTCATTGTTTTATCATCAATTTCTCTTGGATTTGAACCTGTGCAAGCATCTAATACTGCGTTATGAGAAACACATTCAATATTGGATGTGAAATCTTCCTCTGTTATTCCATAAGACTTTAAAGTAAGAGGAATATCCATTTTTACATTTAAATTCTTAATCCAATTAATTAAGGAATCAATTAATTCTTCATCCGTTTGTCCTGATAGATTTAATCGTTTTGCTATAGTAGCATATCTATGGCTGCATTTTTTAGAATTATATTGAATTACATATGGTAAGAAAATTGCATTAGCACATCCATGGGGAATATGGAAAACTGCACCTGTTTTATGCGCCATTGAGTGAGTTATACCAAGTAGTGCATTTGAAAATGCCATTCCAGCTAAACATTGAGCTGAGTGCATTTCGTTTCTAGCTTCTTTATCTCCATTATAAGATTTTAATATATATTCATTTACCATTATAATAGCTTCCATAGCAAGTGGATCTGAAAAAGTAGATCTAAGTCCAGCAACGTAAGCTTCTATTGCATGAGTTAAAGCATCCATACCAGTATGAGCTATAAGCTTTTGAGGCATAGTATGAGCAAGTTCTGGATCAACTATTGCTATATCTGGAGTTATGTTAAAATCAGCTATAGGATATTTAATTTTCTTTTTATAATCTGTTATAACTGAAAAAGCTGTTACTTCTGTTCCAGTACCGCTAGTTGAAGGAATAGCTACAAATTTAGCTTTTTGTCTTAGTTCTGGTAGTCCAAAAGGAACAATAGCTTGTTCAAATGTAAATTCTGGGTATTCATAAAATATCCACATAGCTTTAGCTGCATCTATTGGTGAACCTCCACCTATAGCTACAATTAAATCAGGTTCAAATTCCCTCATTACAGCTGCACCATTCATAACTGTTTCTACAGAAGGGTCTGGTTCGACTCCTTCTATTAATTTAACCTGAATATTAGCTTCTTTTAAGTAACTAATAACCTTATCTAAAAAACCGAATTTTTGCATAGAACTGCCGCCAACAACAATTATGGCTTTTTTACCATTTAAGGTTTTTAAAGTTGCTAGTGAACCTTCTCCAAAATATATATCTCTTGGTAATGTAAATCTTGGCATAATAGTTTCCTCCAATTTTTTTAAAAATTTTCAAATGTTTTCCTCGATATATAGAATATCAATAAATATGGTAAAAATCAATATATTTATGAAATATATAGGCTTATTAGTACATATATGTAAATAAAAAATAATCAATATGAATTAATTTATGGAAATATGTTAATATGTGGATTATAATAAGACTATAGATGTAATTATGAACTTTTATTTACTAATACGTAACAAATTGTAAATAAAATTGGTAAGCATTAAAGAAAGAGGACGATTATCATTGTCTGGTAAAATAAAGGATATAATTGATAATATTATTCGAGAACGGTCAAAAGGTAATCCAGCTATTGCTGAAATGACTAAAGCAAAATTAATTCTCAAGGGAATTAATCCAAGCAAATTTGACGGTTACTCAGCTGATGATCCGGTGATTATAGAAGAACTTCTAAATATTTCACATTTATTAAATGTAAAAAATCTAGAAAAAAATAATGTGAAAATTAAGTCTGCGTTTTCAACTAAATTTTTAGAGGAGGAAGTTGTATTTGACATTAGAAATCAGTTGAATGTTTGTAATGGAAAGTTAGTAGTATATTTTGCTTCTTCTAGTTATGACCAAGGAAGGCTGAGTAATCTTATGAAAGCAGCTTTTGAGAATAGTACCGTAGTTGGCTGCTCTACTGCGGGTGAAATAGTCAGTGGCGAAATACTGAAAAACTCTGTTGTAGCAATGTCAATTAATTCAAATATTGTTTCTGATGTAAAAGTAGAAATAATTGAAAATATGAAAGAAAATCTAAGTGTTGAAGCAGCATTTACTTCTTTTGAGAAATACTTTAATGAGAGTTCATATACTATGGATTCAACAAAATATGTTGGTATAG from Clostridium pasteurianum BC1 includes:
- a CDS encoding NUDIX hydrolase; protein product: MMLNENKDRILLVKREDIPAWDLLGGRLNDDENPTQCAVREVIEETGYIINIYKKIGEYHRIQFNDIQHIFLGSITGGKEIKTGDEISKINWFKLNRLPFL
- a CDS encoding YmaF family protein, which codes for MSKSKKKQTHDHEFLVSTMLAELTTDPHNHRFAEVSSQNFELENGHHIHLIKVRTDF
- a CDS encoding biotin transporter BioY, which gives rise to MKVREIIMVSIFAALTAIGAFIKIPIPYVPFTLQFLFCAIAGIILGPKLGALSQILYVIIGLIGVPVFTEGGGLYYIFKPTFGYLIGFIVAAYVIGKLTSIIKKINFIKVLLCVLSGLFFVYLFGVIHLYIIYNLYMGNIKTIKWAIFYGFVICVGGDLLVSMAASAVSLKLKRVVKFGQEFKY
- the bioD gene encoding dethiobiotin synthase: MSKSIYVVGTDTDIGKTLVTGALVYLLRKSGYNTCYYKAALSGAEVEGETLIPADTKFVCDISGINEKYEDLTGYIYKTAVSPFLASKIENNPIDINVVKDKYKKLKSKYDYIICEGSGGIICPISCVGNKIYNLDDLIKTMDMDVILVASAELGTINHTVLTVKYLESVGIKIKGIIINKYEDTQLCNDNIYMIRTMAGIPVLGVMPLIDGNGDKLQEKVKKLSEEVFNTKEIINCMR
- the bioA gene encoding adenosylmethionine--8-amino-7-oxononanoate transaminase produces the protein MNEFQKKDLKYIWHPCSQMKDYEELPPIVIERGKGCYLYDVEGKSYLDCISSWWTNIFGHSNPRINKAIEKQLNEIEHVIFAHFSNKPAIELSEKLTDVAPEGLKKVFFSDNGSSAVEIALKMSFQYHQQTGKSKKVRFAALTDAYHGETIGALSVGELDLYSKIYKPLLLDTVRVEGPDCYRCKYGKERSSCSAECFEHMEKALEQYHEELSAIIVEPMIQGAAGMKIYCSVYLKKLRKACDFYDIHLIADEIAVGFGRTGKMFACNHADISPDIMCLSKGISAGYMPMSVVMTTEKIYNAFYDDFSTLKAFIHSHTYAGNAMACAVACESLNIFKEENVIENNEVKSKIIKNLVTEKADKNPFVGDVRQLGMITALELVKNKKTKERFNWKQRTGYEIYKIALKNGLLLRPIGDVLYFMPPYVINEEDIEYMVGKCFHSIDEYFHN
- a CDS encoding iron-containing alcohol dehydrogenase, translating into MPRFTLPRDIYFGEGSLATLKTLNGKKAIIVVGGSSMQKFGFLDKVISYLKEANIQVKLIEGVEPDPSVETVMNGAAVMREFEPDLIVAIGGGSPIDAAKAMWIFYEYPEFTFEQAIVPFGLPELRQKAKFVAIPSTSGTGTEVTAFSVITDYKKKIKYPIADFNITPDIAIVDPELAHTMPQKLIAHTGMDALTHAIEAYVAGLRSTFSDPLAMEAIIMVNEYILKSYNGDKEARNEMHSAQCLAGMAFSNALLGITHSMAHKTGAVFHIPHGCANAIFLPYVIQYNSKKCSHRYATIAKRLNLSGQTDEELIDSLINWIKNLNVKMDIPLTLKSYGITEEDFTSNIECVSHNAVLDACTGSNPREIDDKTMKRLFTCIYNGEKVTF